The Lycium barbarum isolate Lr01 chromosome 9, ASM1917538v2, whole genome shotgun sequence genome has a segment encoding these proteins:
- the LOC132610682 gene encoding uncharacterized protein LOC132610682 produces MREAVQLLTRLVAGQVQGHGLGGDRAVRRDSSRAREFFTCNPPEFFGTKPEEDSEEFIRKMRRTLDLINASETESVALASYRLYDVVANWYESWGLSRGDGAPPAVWGDFSQAFLGHFLPPELRRARSDRFLLLRQKGRSIWDYSLEFDSLGRYAPTVVATMADRMHRYIMGLDRYFVDSCLVLAAQPGMDIARIQAHAQGMEDRGRGGHQPDRGQDRRQPKRARSSGDFRGRQPQQPQQPSRFSSQPAQSAPPQPAGRRFDSPGYSGAGQSSRASGSRTDRGSGQMRPPRVQCSFCGRYHTGECYRATGACFSCGRQGHSVRDCPYKGSSGGAAQPTGSAAGSSSSSVAMRPTGQGISAPAGHGRGRGGASGISGPSNRIYALASRQDQEASPNVVTGTDDRFADPHV; encoded by the exons atgagggaggcagtccagttgctgactagacttgtggcagggcaggttcaggggcatggactgggaggtgaccgggcagtcaggcgtgatagttcgagagcccgtgagttttttacttgtaaccctccagagttcttcgggacaaagcccgaggaggattctgaggagtttattaggaagatgcgacgcactctagatttgattaatgcttccgagacagagtcagtcgcgttagcttcgtaccggttatatgatgtggtggcaaactggtacgagtcatgggggctatccaggggggacggcgctcctccagcagtttggggcgatttttctcaggcatttcttggacactttctgcccccagagttgcgacgagccagatctgatagattcttattattgaggcagaagggccgcagtatttgggactatagtttggagtttgattccttgggccgatatgcacctactgtggtggctactatggcggaccggatgcatagatatattatggggctggatcggtattttgttgatagctgcttagtattggctgctcagcccggtatggacattgcccgtatccaggcccatgcccagggcatggaggatcggggcagaggaggacaccagcctgacaggggccaggatcggagacagcccaagagggccaggtcatctggagactttcggggcagacagccccaacagccgcagcagcctagcagattttcatctcagccggcgcagagcgcgcctccccagcctgcaggtcgcagattcgatagcccagggtattcaggagcaggccagagctccagggcttcaggttcgcggacagataggggttctggtcagatgaggccacccagggttcagtgttctttttgcggcagataccatacgggagagtgctacagagccaccggtgcatgcttttcttgtggccgtcagggccattctgtgagagattgcccgtataagggtagttcgggtggtgcagcgcagcctaccggatcagccgctgggtcttcatcttcgtcagtggctatgcgccctacggggcagggtatttcggcaccagcgggtcacggcagaggccgtggtggagcttctggtattagcggtccttcgaaccgtatttatgctttggccagccgccaggatcaggaggcatctcctaatgtcgttacag gtactgacgacaggttcgctgatccacacgtttag